A genomic stretch from Telopea speciosissima isolate NSW1024214 ecotype Mountain lineage chromosome 7, Tspe_v1, whole genome shotgun sequence includes:
- the LOC122669221 gene encoding uncharacterized protein LOC122669221, whose product MFGCKCFYWNRISNLSSPPEPEPFSLPRPLPRWPEGQGFASRRICLGEIEVVQITKFESVWSYSSLNDSRKGVVFYKPIGIPDGLFSLGYYCQPIDQPLRGFVLAAGEVVPSDAKDRHFFQTSDSPALTKPVDYTLVWSSDDWDGDNHDGCGYFWLPEAPEGYKAMGHVVTNQPGKPSLEEVRCVRADLTETCETNSLILKINSNSPKFPFRVWKTRPCHRGMLGKGLSVGTFFCSSYWTSGDELNIACLKNLDSSLHAMPNLEQVHALIKHYGPTVFFHPDEIYLPSSVAWFFKNGALLYRKGEIDGEAIDARGSNLPNGGSNDGEYWIDLPNDDRRKSVKCGNIESAELYVHVKPALGGTFTDIAIWVFCPFNGPATIRVGVLDFELSKIGQHVGDWEHFTLRVSNFTGELLSIYFSQHSGGEWVDAWNLEFIEGNKPIVYSSKHGHASFPHPGSYIQGSEKLRIGVRNDAARSSFYVDSSIKYQIVAAEYLGDGIVTEPCWLQYMREWGPTIVYNSRSELDKIISFLPVLIRFSVENIFDKIPMELSGEAGPTGPKEKNNWVGDERG is encoded by the exons ATGTTTGGCTGCAAGTGTTTCTATTGGAACAGAATCTCTAATTTATCGTCTCCTCCTGAACCGGAGCCTTTTTCTCTGCCGAGGCCGCTTCCTCGATGGCCTGAAG GTCAAGGTTTTGCCAGCCGAAGAATTTGTCTGGGAGAAATCGAAGTTGTTCAAATCACCAAGTTTGAGAGTGTTTGGAGCTACAGTTCATTGAATGATAGCAGAAAAGGTGTTGTATTCTATAAACCCATAGGAATCCCAGATGGCCTTTTCAGCCTTGGTTATTACTGCCAACCAATTGATCAGCCTTTACGAGGGTTTGTTCTTGCTGCTGGAGAAGTGGTTCCTTCTGATGCAAAAGATAGGCATTTTTTCCAAACAAGTGACTCACCAGCTCTTACCAAGCCTGTTGACTATACACTAGTTTGGAGTTCAGATGACTGGGATGGCGACAATCATGATGGATGTGGTTACTTTTGGTTGCCAGAAGCACCTGAAGGTTATAAAGCTATGGGACATGTGGTCACTAACCAGCCAGGCAAGCCTTCACTTGAAGAAGTGAGATGTGTCCGAGCTGATCTCACAGAGACCTGTGAGACCAATAGTTTAATTCTTAAAATAAACTCCAATTCTCCCAAATTCCCATTTCGGGTTTGGAAAACAAGACCCTGCCATAGAGGAATGTTGGGTAAAGGTTTGTCTGTTGGAACATTCTTCTGCAGTAGCTACTGGACCTCTGGAGATGAGCTGAATATTGCATGCTTGAAAAACCTCGATTCAAGCCTGCATGCAATGCCAAATCTGGAACAAGTCCATGCTCTTATCAAACACTATGGGCCTACAGTTTTCTTCCATCCAGATGAGATATATTTGCCTTCTTCTGTGGCATGGTTTTTCAAAAATGGAGCCTTGTTATACAGAAAAGGCGAGATAGATGGTGAGGCAATTGACGCTAGAGGCTCAAACCTTCCAAATGGTGGCAGTAATGATGGGGAATATTGGATAGACTTGCCAAATGATGATCGTCGGAAAAGTGTTAAATGTGGCAACATTGAAAGTGCAGAACTCTATGTTCATGTGAAACCGGCCTTGGGGGGAACCTTCACGGATATTGCAATCTGGGTCTTTTGTCCCTTCAATGGGCCAGCCACTATCAGGGTTGGGGTTTTAGATTTTGAACTCAGCAAGATAGGACAGCATGTTGGTGATTGGGAGCATTTCACGCTCCGTGTGAGCAACTTCACTGGTGAGCTCTTGAGCATATACTTCTCACAGCACAGCGGTGGTGAATGGGTGGATGCATGGAACTTGGAGTTCATTGAAGGGAACAAGCCAATTGTTTATTCGTCAAAACACGGTCATGCAAGCTTCCCACACCCTGGGAGCTATATTCAAGGTTCTGAGAAACTGAGGATAGGAGTGAGGAATGATGCTGCTCGAAGCAGCTTTTACGTGGATTCGAGTATCAAGTATCAAATTGTTGCAGCTGAGTACCTTGGCGATGGAATCGTTACAGAGCCATGTTGGTTACAGTATATGAGAGAATGGGGTCCAACCATTGTGTATAATTCACGATCAGAACTTGACAAGATAATTAGTTTTCTCCCAGTGCTGATCAGGTTTTCTGTGGAGAACATTTTTGACAAAATCCCAATGGAACTTTCTGGAGAGGCAGGACCTACCGGACCCAAGGAGAAGAATAACTGGGTGGGAGATGAAAGAGGGTAG
- the LOC122668290 gene encoding uncharacterized protein LOC122668290 — protein MAMNKAPFQLLEINVISGQDLAPLSRNMRTYAVAWVHPDRKLSTRVDTRGHTDPTWNDKFVFRVDDQFLQSDTSAVSIEIYALRCFRDVRIGTVRVLVGNLVPSNARNGGSTIRHVGMRFVALQVRRPSGRPQGILNIGVAVLDSSMRSMPLYTVANSAVGYRDLMGEESHTPHHHHHPPPKVQLRRTKSDGTDTINTTDITSQKTINTTDIASQKTSSVVNGSELGISVVGGATPLKVITTTTPTNGSMYTESEIGPPASVVAAGLVADDLFPSAEVGSSILEGWSVEEGGVEGLRSKLEKWRKELPPIYDNGYGHYRRPHRRHTRRHTEMGGGLFSCFGGRFGCECAIFCGPKPKRKKKGGNNDKFQLSPSDSLMLTTPSRLIYPRG, from the coding sequence ATGGCTATGAATAAGGCACCCTTCCAGCTCCTGGAGATCAATGTGATATCGGGCCAGGACTTGGCCCCTCTATCCCGTAACATGCGCACTTACGCGGTCGCCTGGGTCCACCCTGACCGCAAGCTCTCCACGCGTGTCGACACCCGTGGCCACACTGACCCAACCTGGAATGACAAATTTGTGTTCCGTGTCGACGACCAGTTCCTCCAATCCGACACCTCCGCCGTCTCAATCGAAATCTACGCCCTTCGTTGCTTCCGAGACGTCCGCATCGGAACCGTTCGAGTCCTTGTGGGCAACCTCGTCCCATCTAACGCCCGTAACGGTGGTTCCACCATCCGCCATGTTGGTATGCGATTCGTAGCTCTTCAAGTCCGACGTCCCTCAGGTCGTCCACAGGGTATCCTCAACATCGGGGTGGCAGTCCTCGACAGTTCCATGAGAAGCATGCCACTCTATACCGTCGCTAACTCCGCCGTCGGTTACCGTGATCTCATGGGAGAAGAATCCCACACtcctcaccatcatcaccacccaCCTCCCAAGGTCCAGCTCCGCCGCACCAAGAGCGATGGCACCGACACCATCAATACTACCGATATCACGTCGCAAAAAACCATCAATACTACCGATATCGCGTCGCAAAAAACCAGCTCCGTCGTCAATGGATCGGAGCTTGGAATCAGTGTCGTTGGTGGAGCAACACCGTTAAAGGTGATTACGACGACGACACCCACGAATGGATCGATGTACACGGAATCGGAAATTGGTCCACCGGCGTCAGTGGTGGCGGCGGGACTGGTGGCGGATGACTTATTCCCTTCAGCGGAGGTGGGGAGCTCGATATTGGAGGGTTGGAGTGTGGAAGAAGGAGGGGTTGAGGGTTTGAGGTCGAAGCTAGAGAAGTGGAGGAAGGAGCTTCCACCAATTTACGATAATGGGTATGGGCATTATCGTCGGCCGCATCGGAGGCATACGCGGAGGCACACAGAGATGGGGGGAGGACTCTTCTCATGTTTCGGCGGCAGGTTTGGGTGTGAGTGCGCCATCTTCTGTGGCCCGAAAccgaagaggaagaagaagggtggcAACAACGACAAATTTCAGCTCAGCCCTTCTGATTCTCTGATGCTGACGACACCTTCACGTCTAATATATCCTCGAGGGTGA